The following are encoded together in the Bos mutus isolate GX-2022 chromosome 3, NWIPB_WYAK_1.1, whole genome shotgun sequence genome:
- the TMEM69 gene encoding transmembrane protein 69 — translation MGASMLHFIRKCSQASSKMLKYTSTVRPGASRRIETLTHKTCLEQNFSPLFSRLWLFSSFPACVNKTQYYHTSLCSFKKKQEQAVLPARPPRTISFLPDSPKPALYITLAGLIPFVAPPLVMVMTKTYIPMLAFTQMAYGASFLSFLGGIRWGFALPEGSPAKPDFLNLANSIAPVVFSWFAFFISERLSEAIVTVIIGLGIALHTELFLLPHYPNWFKALRIVVTLVAFFSFVITLLVKDFYPEKGPKGLGQVK, via the exons ATGGGAGCCAGTATGCTTCACTTCATCAGGAAGTGTTCTCAAGCATCTTCAAAG ATGCTGAAGTACACTTCCACAGTCAGACCAGGAGCCAGCAGGAGAATAGAAACACTTACTCACAAGACATGTCTTGAGCAGaacttttcccctttgttttcgAGGCTTTGGCTTTTCTCATCCTTTCCAGCATGTGTGAACAAGACACAGTATTATCATACTTCCCTATGCAGTTTTAAGAAGAAGCAAGAGCAAGCAGTGCTTCCAGCCAGGCCACCACGAACCATCAGTTTCCTGCCTGACAGCCCAAAGCCAGCATTATACATAACTCTGGCAGGACTAATCCCCTTCGTTGCTCCACCACTGGTCATGGTGATGACAAAGACTTATATTCCCATGTTAGCTTTTACTCAGATGGCTTATGGAGccagtttcctttctttcttgggAGGGATCAGATGGGGTTTTGCTCTGCCAGAAGGTAGTCCAGCCAAACCAGACTTCCTCAATTTAGCTAATAGTATAGCTCCTGTTGTGTTTTCATGGtttgctttctttatttctgaaagaCTCAGTGAAGCTATAGTCACAGTAATAATAGGTTTGGGGATAGCATTACACACTGAACTTTTTCTCTTGCCCCATTACCCCAATTGGTTCAAAGCCCTGAGGATAGTAGTCACTTTAGTGgcctttttttcatttgtaatcaCTTTACTAGTGAAAGATTTTTATCCAGAGAAAGGACCCAAGGGACTTGggcaagtaaaataa